The Drosophila bipectinata strain 14024-0381.07 chromosome 3L, DbipHiC1v2, whole genome shotgun sequence region ttttttggcaggaGCAAGAATATGCTTAAGTGTCAGTAACAGTTTTCATGCAAATATTGTCGAGGGACTGTCAGGAATGAAATGAGACTACAAAAAAACTGCTATAATGTGATACAAGGGATTAAAGTCTACTGCTTTGAGGTGGTATTCTTAGACAGAAgacataagaaaaataaagtgaCATTTTTACAAGAAAAGATTCTGAACTTTGGCCAGTCGAAGGTTGAAATTTAAGAGCTTACTGGAAGCTGTAAGccatacaaattaaaataggATGTATGGTTTTCTATTCGGTTGCAATCCTCTCGAATTTGTTGCCTGCTAACAACTGGAAATCTGATTATATTGCTCTTGGGGAGTAGCCTTGCCTCATCCCACAATTGACATGGTCAATTACAAAGCTGCAGCAGAGCCTACGGGACTGGTTCGATTATGCATGGAGTTGATGGCCGAACAGGACACCTCATTAATTTGCCGGGCTGcggcaataacaataacagcTATTTCGGCTATTTGGCTCATTGACTGCCTGATTTTATGGCCCAGCTCGTGTTGGGGCTGCAGCTCATGTCCAAAATCAACATCCACATTGACCCAGCAGCCGTTTGTCCTGCTGCTGAATGCTGGCTCCTGGCTCTCCTCTTCAGTTGATCCTGCAACTGACGTTACTGCGTTGCCAAAtatgtttttgtggcatttttgGCCAATTGGCAGATATGGTTCGTCCAATGCCCGTTGGCCAATTGAATGCACCAGACTCGAACGTGGTGCTCCACGTAGCGGTGGCCTGGTGCTGATTATGCCATAATGTTTggccacccaaccacccagccTCCTTGTCCCTGTTTACTTGTTTGCCTAACCCAAATTGCATGCTATTGACCAGGATTCAACATATTTCAAGTGGAGCGCCCGACGAGGAGCAGGGTATTGGGATCTGCAGTTGTTCGAGATGTGACGGCTGCCATGGCACTTGAAACTTTTCCAAATCACACACTTTGCCGGCACAGTTCGATCAACTATAAGTGCTGCTGAAGAAAAAGGCACCAAATagtacaaaataaaacaaaggaCATAAAAGCGAAGGAGTAAGCAAAGTTGTATGGACGGAGATGTACCCTATTAAGAGGTACTATGAGATCTTCTATAGGGAATTCAGTGATGTAATGTTTATCCTTAAACTGTAAGCCAAAAAACCCTTAACGAATTATTAAATCGGTATTTCATTATATATTCTCtgaaaatccttttctttCACTAAGCTAAATCCAAGAGATGGCTATCAATAGCTCATTTATGGGAGTTCTATGCACACCAGATATCCAAGTCTGATCGAATCCCGTCCGGAATGCCCAACATTTTTGCTTGCCAATTGAAGTGGAGCCGACCCATCTGGAGTCATACTCACATGCTCAACGTGAAACATTAATGCACTATGGCTGCttatgcaacagcaacaacaaagtcAAGGGGGGTGTATGGTGCAGGAGGGGAGTGGTAAGACTAGGGTGTGGCAGGTCGGAGGTGGTGGGGCAAACAAAAGCCAGTAAAAGCAACAGTAGAGCATTTCAGTAGTCCCTGCTCGGCTTTCACTTGGATTCGCACTCGCATTCATTTTTGCTGTTTTCCATTGTTGCAGCTGCTGCCTTTCTgcttattgttgttgcacatatatacacatacacatgtaTTATTGCACttagaaaaataaagtttattgtacaaattttaaaaactaaaattatctttaaaaGCCTTTTATTTTGAAAGCTGTGtccttttgaaaataatactGCAAACTGTAAAATTTTAggtatttttctcagtgcttATAAAAACACATACTTGGGCGAATCCTGCCGCTGGCCTGGCTTTTTGTTTAATTCGTTTTTCTATTGTTCACAGCCAAGAACTTCAGGCCAACGGGCTTTGGCAACATTGTAAAATGCATGAATGTGTTTAGCCAACTCGTGGAGCTAGTATCTGCACTCCTTTCACGGTTTGAGCCAAGCGGGGAGCTGCAGATTTTGCATTTTGCGAACATAAAAGTAGAAAGCGACATTATTGAATATGCGTTGTCATTGTCATTGTCCTATTGTTTGGAAAATCCAACCGGCTGTGGGTGTGCTGGGCGTGGCACATGACTGCAAAGCCAAAAGCTTAGCGGATTCTTGGGCCCATTGAAATTTATATGCCACTTTCGCACACATTAAAGCCGAAATGGCCAAAAGCGAATCGTATCGGATGTTTAAGGCCCGAAGGATGGTTGCCACTACAGATAGAGATACACCCTGTCCCCCTCCCACTCAGCCCATGGCTTGCTTATTTATGCTTTGTTTGTCGCTTTGGCTAATAAATTAGCAGCTTTACCTTTTGGCCCCGACTGCAAGCCAATAGCAATTTATCGTAGCCGCAAAGAAAGGCACGTATTCTCCCGGATCCGATCGGAttcagtttctgtttcagtttcagtttcggtttcggttttttgGATGTGGATCCGAAGGGGTTTCGTGCCACCAAATGTGCTCACCTTATCGCCGGCTTAAGCGACACGCACAGGTGGGCTGGGGCTGGTCCAGGTGAAAATGGCGCTGGGGGAAAGGTCGTGGGGTTTTTTTTCCGAAGCCATTGAGACAGGCATGTGGCAATGGCAATAGTTGTTACCGACTTTAGCCTTTGACTAACGATGGGCGACAATAAAAATGGCCTGGCAATTGGCACATTGCGGTGGCAAGTTAAAaggattttccatttaaatgaTGGCCTCAGCAAGGAGCCAGTGGAGAGTTAGGAATGAAACAAGGATGAATAGGCGAAAAAGGGAATCAGAAGTTCAGACTAAGTTCTAGCCAAGTTAGAAAtactgaaaagaaaataaaatcaaaataaagtAAGAGAGTCTAGTCTACAATCTTACTCCAATAGGTGGTTCTTTTTAAGAATGAAAAGGTGGTGGTTTTCCCACTAAAATTCTTGATAAAAATCTTAGTTTGTATTAAAACTACTTGGACTGATTGGCTGATAAAGTTTCAATGATTGGCGTGATATAATAATATAGTTGCGTGTCGTATTATACTTGTTAATCAACTAAAAACACTCTTATCAATTGTAATGatgattaaaatatttttagattataGCTAACGCAATTGTTACAATCAATCTACTACCAGAACCAATACTCGAGTGTTTTCTTCGCAGACACTCTTCAAGATTTATAGTCTTGAAAGGTGGCAAGTTTTTCCCAGAAAGATTACAGCCACTCAGGGCAAGTATATAAAGGGTGAAATAACTGAGTAACCATCATTCACTGCTTGATAAACCATCAACATGAAGGTATTCCTGATCCTTGCTCTGGCCATCGCTTCCGCTTCTGCAGGCATCCTGCCTGTGCATCCTCGTGATAGGGTCGCTGCTCCTTCTATCAGTGGACGCATCACCAATGGAAAGAACGCTGTGGCCGATCAGTTCCCCTACCAGGTGGGACTTAGCTTCTCCAGCTCCGAAGGCGGTTGGTGGTGCGGCGGCTCGATTATTGCCGCCAACTGGGTGGTGACTGCTGCCCACTGCACTGATGGGTAAGTTGAAATGAAACTCTGCTCCCGCTTGATCCTTGCTAACTGGAAGCAATTTTTTGCAGTGCATCTTCCGTGACTGCCTCGTTCGGAGCTACTGTGCGCACCAGCCCCAAGTTCTCCTACACCATCTCCAGCTCGGACTTCATCCAGCACAAGAACTACCTGTCTCTGACCGTCCGCAACGACATCTCCCTGATCAAGACTCCCAGCATTTCCTTCTCTGCCGCCGTCAACAAGATCGCCCTGCCCGCCATCTCTAGCAGCTACTCCACCTATGTTGGCCAGACTGCCATAGCCTCCGGATGGGGCCTGACTTCCGATTCCGCCACCGCAGTGGCCAAGAACTTGCAGTTCGCCGACCTGACTGTCATTTCCAACGCCGAATGCAAAAAGTCTTTCTCCAGTCTGATTGTCACCAGCCGTGTTATTTGCGTGGCTTCCTCCAACGCCATCTCCACCTGCCAGGGTGATTCTGGTGGTCCTCTGGCTCTCGATGGCACTCTGATCGGCATCACCTCTTTCGGATCCCCCGACGGTTGCGAGGTTGGCTCCCCGGCTGCCTTCACCCGTGTGACCAGCTACTTGGACTGGATCAAGGAGAATTCCGGTGTTGAAGCTTAAAACGAAACTTGATGTTgatttctaaataaaaataaccataaaaatctatattttctattgaaaattttcttttttttaaaccagAAGGCCGGGAAGAAAGGAAAGGGGAATCAGAAGTTCAAAGCAAATTTTTGCCTAGCTTTAACTAaactgaaattaaattaaattttatgttgtctaaaatattttatcaaaaagATATAGTATATAAATACTTTGAATTTTATTGGAAACTATTACCTTTGCATCAAAGACAACTTTAagtgaaaattaataaaattcctCAGAGCAAAAATGCAACAAGCTGGCCAGCCCacaaaagtaatagaaaatccaaggaaatatatattttggttgCGTGCCGCTTGAGGAAAGTCCTGAAGATTCGGAAACGTTTGCCAGGATTTATCGTGCGTCCATTACAAGCGGAAATTAAGCGCGGCAGGTCGCCAGTTGGGAGAAAGAGAAGAGAAAGCTGCAGAAGGGGAGGAAGCAGAAAGCTGTGGCAGGCGGGCGTGCGTGAAAGCGTTTTGCCGGCTGGCCATAAAGTAACGAGCGAGCCATACATTCCGGCAGGCCAAAGCAGAGCTATTGTTTTCGGGTCCTGCTGGACTCCTGCCCGAGTCCTTTCCACCGTTTTGTATGCCAGTCACGTGGCACGCAACGACAACTTGGGATTTGTTAAGTGGCGCGTCGTTTTTGATGTGCGGAATGTTTAGCCCAGGTCCCAACACCCTCGGTtttctctttttgtttttttgttttgaacaATTTTCCTTTACATATTTTCtactttttttggtttggtttttcaGCAAAGTCCATCACGTGTCCCGGACATTTTGCACATAACTTGTTCCAACGTTTTTATTGCCAACTTCCGCTTTCGAATGCGCCGTGCGAgtgtcttttgtttttggcccaCCTTGCGGTTAATGGTCCTTTCCCAGTGGAAGGCAGAAGAACAAAAACTAGAAGCGCGGAGTAACCACTCCAGGAACTCCATCAGTCGGTGAGCCATGGCTGATTCGATTTTCCGATGTGTACCTTTGCTTTTAGTGATTGAAATCGCACATTTTAAGTGAAAAAGCGCACACAGAAGTGCACTCAATCATTCGTCACGTGATTCAGTCCCCCAGTCCATGGGCTTCAGGTTTTCCTTTGCTGGGTTTTTCCGGCTTTTCCTTTGGCTCCTTGTGCAAATGTTTTTCCTAGTTGGACAGCGAACCACTGTGGCAGAGTGTTTGGAGCGCGGCTGTGTTTATATAAAAGATTACGCCACCAGATGAGAAATGGAGACACAATTGTTcatgttgttattgtttgccGGGGAGCGAAAAGCCCTGCGATAATGCCACGTAAATGTTGTGAATGGGAAATCAATAGGGCCAAGACTAACAGCTTTAAACCGAATGGAATTTCAATTCTGCTTCAAGAGGAAACTTTTCGGCCCCAGAGCCAAAGAGCGAGAAACTTTTCTAATTTTCGCATTATGAAAATTGGGTCGCAACATAAAAATGTACCAGTAAGGTCTCCCTTTGCCAAGAATTAAGTGAAAAGCAATTTTTAAGCCTAGTCAAAGGCGGAAGAATGAATGAAAAGAATTGGGAAAACTTTTCCATTAAGAAAATTAACTGAG contains the following coding sequences:
- the LOC108128261 gene encoding serine protease 1-like translates to MKVFLILALAIASASAGILPVHPRDRVAAPSISGRITNGKNAVADQFPYQVGLSFSSSEGGWWCGGSIIAANWVVTAAHCTDGASSVTASFGATVRTSPKFSYTISSSDFIQHKNYLSLTVRNDISLIKTPSISFSAAVNKIALPAISSSYSTYVGQTAIASGWGLTSDSATAVAKNLQFADLTVISNAECKKSFSSLIVTSRVICVASSNAISTCQGDSGGPLALDGTLIGITSFGSPDGCEVGSPAAFTRVTSYLDWIKENSGVEA